The proteins below are encoded in one region of Epinephelus lanceolatus isolate andai-2023 chromosome 7, ASM4190304v1, whole genome shotgun sequence:
- the LOC144463905 gene encoding uncharacterized protein LOC144463905 codes for MRGGGRVRGRGRAGRGVHGQRRQLLSNEIRATLVDHVINHGLTMREAGQRVQPNLCRFTVTSVIQTFRLEHRTERRNHGGGRGQMFIGVQEAATVNLVLKNNEIRSREIQSHIIQDNIIFNNIQRVSLSTLAHILKQNQIRMKQLYKVPFERNSQRNKGLRQAYVDVSTILTAFFSAWRWKVYDKQPFVHMPLVQAMEEACDEIDVGAIQGWIRHSRRFFPRCLAREDIACDVDEALWPDPAVRQDVA; via the exons atgagagggggaggaagagtgaGAGGTAGGGGTAGAGCTGGTAGAGGAGTTCATGGCCAAAGAAGACAACtactttcaaatgaaatcaGAGCAACCTTAGTTGATCATGTCATCAACCATGGGCTGACAATGCGAGAGGCTGGACAGAGAGTGCAGCCCAACTTGTGCCGTTTTACTGTCACCTCTGTCATCCAGACATTTAGACTGGAGCACAG gactGAGAGACGCAACCATGGTGGAGGAAGGGGCCAAATGTTCATCGGGGTACAGGAAGCTGCCACTGTAAACTTGgttttgaaaaataatgaaatcaGATCACGAGAAATTCAAAGCCACATCATCCAAGACAACATCATATTCAACAACATTCAACGAGTCAGTCTGTCCACATTGGCTCACATTCTCAAGCAAAACCAAATCAGAATGAAACAACTTTATAAGGTGCCTTTTGAGAGAAACTCTCAAAGAAACAAAGGGCTCAGACAAGCATATGTGGATGTAAGTACAATATTGACTGCA TTCTTTTCGGCATGGCGGTGGAAGGTATACGACAAGCAGCCCTTTGTGCACATGCCTCTTGTGCAGGCTATGGAAGAGGCATGTGATGAAATTGATGTGGGTGCGATTCAGGGATGGATAAGGCACTCAAGGCGCTTCTTCCCTCGATGTCTGGCAAGGGAAGATATTGCCTGTGATGTGGATGAGGCGTTATGGCCAGACCCAGCTGTGCGGCAAGATGTTGCCTAA